From Rudanella lutea DSM 19387, a single genomic window includes:
- a CDS encoding YceI family protein, with product MKRLSLLVAVALSSLSTYAQTWTLDKSHSRLGFTVTHLMLTEVDGNFKTIDATVTSSKPDLSDAVFELTADVNSINTENERRDGHLKSADFFDTAKFPTLTFKSTSLKKVEGKKYKLMGDLTMHGVTKPVTLDLVMNGPITQETPRGKSEKVGIKVSGTLKRSDFGVGSSSTAVVSDEVELRGAAEFAKQNAVTEKK from the coding sequence ATGAAACGACTGTCGCTTCTTGTTGCTGTTGCCCTTAGCTCACTGAGCACGTATGCCCAGACCTGGACCTTAGACAAATCACACAGCCGCCTTGGCTTTACAGTTACCCACCTGATGCTGACAGAAGTAGACGGTAACTTCAAAACCATTGATGCCACCGTGACCTCGTCGAAGCCCGATCTGTCGGACGCCGTTTTCGAACTGACTGCCGACGTAAACAGCATCAACACCGAGAATGAGCGTCGGGATGGCCACCTGAAAAGCGCTGACTTCTTCGACACGGCGAAGTTTCCCACGCTGACGTTCAAGAGCACGTCGCTGAAGAAAGTAGAGGGTAAGAAATACAAACTCATGGGCGACCTGACCATGCATGGTGTAACCAAGCCGGTTACGCTCGATCTGGTTATGAACGGGCCTATCACTCAGGAGACGCCCCGTGGTAAATCAGAAAAAGTTGGAATTAAAGTTAGTGGTACCCTGAAGCGGTCAGATTTTGGTGTTGGTTCCAGCTCAACGGCTGTTGTCAGCGACGAGGTTGAACTGCGCGGTGCGGCCGAGTTTGCGAAGCAAAACGCTGTAACGGAGAAAAAATAA